The nucleotide sequence ATTCTGCTTGCTCGGCAGGTCATATCCTATTCTTGTTCAACGATCATTTTCCAGATTCTTATGATTACATTAcattgaattaactttttttttcatgGATTGTCTGAATAATCTTTCTCTAGATTAATTCAGTTCTTGTTTATCTTTTGTTACATTTAGGTGGGTGTGCCATCACTTGTATGCTTCCTGAACAAGGTTGATGCTGTTGATGATCCTGAGTTACTAGAACTTGTAGAAATGGAGCTTCGAGGTATGATGTTGCATGACAGAATAAAAATTTTTCATGACCTCTGTTTCTTTTTAAAGATCTATTTCTGTAGAGTTATGCTtgatattctttttgcttttctgCAGAGCTGCTTAGCTTTTACAAGTTCCCTGGGGATGAGATTCCAATTGTACAAGGATCAGCATTGTCCGCTTTGCAGGGTACAAATGAAGAAATAGGAAAGAAggcaattttaaaattaatggATGCAGTAGATGAATATATACCAGATCCAATACGCCAACTTGACAAGCCCTTTCTCATGCCAATTGAAGATGTATTTTCAATACAGGTAAATCACATGTTTCTTTGGCTATCATCCAACTTAACCTTATTGTTTGAGAATTCATTGAATATTTTTAATAAGATTGCATAGTAAGTAATTTTAAatcatatgatttttatacttatattTGTTGCACTATGTGTTCTCTAGTTAATACGAAAATTTCTGAAGTTCATGACAATGTTTCTGCATGAAATATTTCTCGTTCTTCTTTCAGGAGATAGTTCATTTTAGTAATTATGATGTATTTATAGAATTTTAAGTCTGAATGGTTaaccatcaaaacacatccttttCAGTTTTCAaggctgctactgctgctgctctcTGTTTCTGTGTTTcagctgtttttttttttccaaatagaTTTGCATATAATATTTTGGTTTGTGGATGCACaagattaaaaagataatatatgcatgttgaagatttgaatgtAATTGAAAATGCAATAATTTTGTTACTTGGATGATCATCAGAAGAAATGAATTTACATTATATTTATCTTTAACAAGGAATATGTTCTCTCATACTTCTTTGTCTTGGGATTATGAGAAGATATCTGTTTTCAATGAAAAAATGATAATCTTTCAAAgcttcaaatataaaaattaattttccaTGCTTGATTGCTACACATAATTCATGCTCCTTTTAGCTGCAGCATCTAATatgttattttctttaaatgcaattgCTTATGGTAGCATTAGTTGTTTGTGCTATGAATCTTCCAAATATTTTTACCAAAAATATATGATCTCCTTCCAAATATTAGAATACTGAAATTAGATGAAGTCAAAATTACTAAGTTCTATGATTGTTGAATTAACTTGAAAAGTTAAGATATTATTGGCAAAGATATGACACCTCTTGTAGACTTGCACATCGTTTATTATACTGGTTTACTGATATTAGACAATTAGTCTTCTCAGTCTCCTGGCTGTACAAGTTTCTGTTTGATAAATATCTCACTTTTTGTTGGTCCATTCTTCTTTGAACAGATATAGGTTCTAGCCATACCCTGTGAGAGGAACGACATTCACTGTGAAATTATTCTGTGCTGTTTATGGAATCCCTCTTGACAGTCTTTCACAAGATAACCAAAAATCAGTTGATAACTTATCTTGATTTTATTTCAAGGGTTAAATCAATAACCCATAAAAAGAATCATCACTATTGATGTGCTGACATACATCATCCTGACTGTAATTAAGAATTCATCAAATAAAGCACAGCTTTGTCATTGATTTCATGGTTGGAAGTGAGAACTAAGAAATCTGTTTGGTCTCATTTTTTGATGTAACATCATCCTGACTGTAATTAAGAATTCATCAAATAAAGCAACAGCTTTGTCATTGATTTCATGGTTGGAAGTTAGAACGAAGATATCTGTTTGGTCTCATTTTTTGATGCAACTCCCCTAAGATTATTCTTGTCAAGAGGTGTTTATTATCAGTTCCTGATTGATGTTGTTCTGATGCTAATTTCTACTATAAAGTTGGCATGGCTAGTTTAAAGGGAGTTTTTTTGGGATATTGTTGATGTCTGCAGGGACGTGGAACTGTTGTTACCGGCAGAGTTGAGCAAGGAACAATAAAAACCGGAGAAGAAGTTGAAGTTTTAGGGCTGATGCAGGTAAATAAATGCTTTGTCAGAAAAATTCTTGACAATTATCGGCTGCATAAATTTGTGACTAATACATAGTCCTTGTTTATTTTTAGCAGGAAATCAGTTTTTCATACTTTAGTTTATGACATACTTTCTAGTAGGATTCTTCTATTATGCTAGAAATATGCCAGATATAGCTAACATATTTCTATTACCAGGGTGGGCCTTTGAAAACTACCGTTACTGgtgttgagatgttcaagaagatcTTGGATCATGGAGAAGTAAATAGATGATTTGGCATTTTATTCTTTTTCAGTATCCCTATATAGAATGGATCATAAGGTTTTTCCTTATGTAGGCTGGCGACAATGTTGGCCTTCTACTACGTGGACTAAAGCGTGGAGATGTGCAACGAGGGCAGGTTGGCATCAATGGTCATAATTTTTTCTGTGAACTGTTGGAGATAACAACCATATTTTGGTCTTGCAACATACAACAATTATTTAGTATTTCAATATGATACTGATGAGCAACACATGCATATCAACGGAGTCTCTCTCGACTCTATCCCAACATGTTAAAATGTAAAGCCAAAGGTATAGGTATACATCATACATGCAAGTCTCAAGGGAATTGAAACTTGACTTCAGGGTCCATTTTTCCATTGGTGCTTTTCGTTCATTGCTAAAATTTTGGATTTATGTTCTTATTCCTTCAATATTTGGTTAACTTATGTAGTGATTTGTCACTAAATATATAGTTAACTGGAGGTATAATTGTCGAAATGAGTGTAGGTAGTATGCAAGCCTGGTACATTAAAGACATACACGAAATTTGAGGCAGAGATTTATGTACTTACGAAGGATGAAGGTGGTCGCCACACTGCTTTCTTCTCAAACTACAGACCCCAGTTCTTCATGAGAACTGCAGATGTTACTGGTAAAGTGGAGCTCCCTGAAAGTGTAAAGA is from Musa acuminata AAA Group cultivar baxijiao chromosome BXJ3-8, Cavendish_Baxijiao_AAA, whole genome shotgun sequence and encodes:
- the LOC135646075 gene encoding elongation factor Tu, mitochondrial-like; protein product: MAASAALRNPKSRRLLRFSSVSPLLYSCCRGAIVGSEPKILTDAIVGSESAGALWSRRSMATFTRTKPHVNVGTIGHVDHGKTTLTAAITKVLSEEGKAKAVAFDEIDKAPEEKARGITIATAHVEYETAKRHYAHVDCPGHADYVKNMITGAAQMDGGILVVSAPDGPMPQTKEHILLARQVGVPSLVCFLNKVDAVDDPELLELVEMELRELLSFYKFPGDEIPIVQGSALSALQGTNEEIGKKAILKLMDAVDEYIPDPIRQLDKPFLMPIEDVFSIQGRGTVVTGRVEQGTIKTGEEVEVLGLMQGGPLKTTVTGVEMFKKILDHGEAGDNVGLLLRGLKRGDVQRGQVVCKPGTLKTYTKFEAEIYVLTKDEGGRHTAFFSNYRPQFFMRTADVTGKVELPESVKMVMPGDNVTATFELISPVPLEAGQRFALREGGRTVGAGVVAKVIS